The following coding sequences are from one Rattus norvegicus strain BN/NHsdMcwi chromosome 11, GRCr8, whole genome shotgun sequence window:
- the LOC134481117 gene encoding Y-linked testis-specific protein 1-like — translation MSLRRMSAPSNQKRRRRRPSPQALGNIVGCRISHGWKEGDEPITQWTAIVLDQLPTNPSLYLVKYDGIDCVYGLELHSDERILKLKVLPHKVVPHKVFPHVKDAHLARAVVGRAVEHKFEGKHGYKDNWRGVVLAQVPIMKDWFYITYEKDPALYIHQLLDDYTEGNLRIIPEIPPAEVKSDIDSDILTGQCVQFTRGNGSKKIGKVIYQVPGKPSVYLSSLMATSTSTFILWWKRSVKVKFTK, via the coding sequence atgtctctgaggaggatgagcgcACCATCCaaccagaagcggaggaggaggaggccttctccccaggccctggggaacattgtgggctgcagaatttctcacggatggaaggaaggtgatgagcccatcACCCAATGGacggccatcgttctagatcaactgccaacaaatccctctctctatctggtcaagtatgacggaattgactgtgtctatggactggaacttcacagcgatgagaggattttaaagcttaaggtcttgcctcacaaagtagtgccTCACAAGGTCTTTCCTCACGTGAAAGATGCCCATCTCGCAAGAGCcgtggttggccgagctgtggagcataaatttgagggcaaacatggctataaggacaactggaggggggtggtcctagcccaggtgccgatcatgaaagactggttttacatcacataCGAGAAAGATCCAGCCCTTTACATtcaccagctcctggatgattacacagaaggtaacctccgtatcattccagagattcctccagcagaggtgaagtcagacattgacagcgacatcttaacaggtcaatgtgtgcagttcaccagaggcaacgggtccaaaaagatcggcaaagtcatttaccaagttccaggcaagccttccgtgtacttatCAAGTTTGATGGCAACGTCCACATCTACGTTTATActctggtggaaaagatctgttaaggtgaaattcacaaagtag